The following proteins come from a genomic window of Girardinichthys multiradiatus isolate DD_20200921_A chromosome 8, DD_fGirMul_XY1, whole genome shotgun sequence:
- the LOC124872092 gene encoding zinc finger and BTB domain-containing protein 7C, with amino-acid sequence MVHHREEDLIGIPFPNHSSDVLCSLNEQRRDGLLCDVILIVRDQEYRTHRSVLAACSQYFKKLFTVATTEGGDPHHTAAAAVYEIDFVAPESLTAILEFAYTSTLTVTASNVKEILTAAQMLEIPCIINVCLEIMDSEDGGGGGGREGKEEEGEEDEEEEEEDEVDEEEEEDEEEDMGFRKDEQEEEDNVSERSLQSLESRGEQTPLGTEDSSPPSTSTYQGQLDQLSQSQSPDTFRGKQESMESRALKDFSIESLLQEGLYPRMSALDRRANFSPLMPGFYPSMWAAEFPGFPHQLLNPTHSHAATTPQTRLTHTFPASTPLEPSRPLDLAVKREIIKEEIKEEVPPSLLQGDFLKEFVSSGLGGAINTRSASSESHIKEEADIRSYLSFLSSASHLGALFPPWQLEEERKMKPKASQQCPICNKVIQGAGKLPRHMRTHTGEKPYMCTICEVRFTRQDKLKIHMRKHTGERPYICLHCNSKFVHNYDLKNHLRIHTGVRPYQCEHCYKSFTRSDHLHRHLKRQSCRISRPRRGRKPTAWRSAPTGSFLCPPTVTAGQVEESPSYQGVKNHGLGELLGFGGRGLGFKSMDGSVRESREERQAEGRQAAEEEKAGGLRQRGVFAFTLAGEEMLTHSPFYAASADPWTMRLERAPPIPESAK; translated from the exons ATGGTTCATCACAGAGAGGAGGACCTGATTGGGATCCCTTTCCCCAACCACAGCAGTGATGTCCTCTGCAGCCTCAACGAGCAGAGACGCGACGGGCTGCTCTGCGACGTCATCCTCATCGTCCGTGACCAGGAGTACCGCACCCACCGCTCTGTTCTGGCTGCCTGTAGCCAGTATTTTAAGAAGCTCTTTACGGTGGCGACCACAGAAGGTGGAGACCCCCATCATACCGCTGCCGCAGCTGTGTATGAGATCGACTTTGTGGCTCCGGAGTCCCTCACGGCCATCCTGGAGTTTGCCTACACCTCTACCCTGACAGTGACTGCCTCCAATGTCAAGGAGATCCTGACTGCAGCACAGATGCTCGAGATCCCCTGCATCATCAACGTTTGTCTGGAGATCATGGACAGCGAggatggaggtggaggaggtggcAGAGAAGGaaaggaggaggaaggagaggaggatgaagaggaggaggaggaagatgaggtggacgaggaagaagaggaggatgaggaggaagatATGGGCTTCAGGAAGGATGAGCAAGAGGAGGAGGACAATGTCAGCGAGAGGTCGCTGCAGTCATTGGAGAGCAGGGGCGAGCAGACACCTCTGGGGACGGAGGACTCTTCTCCTCCGAGCACTTCCACGTACCAAGGACAGTTAGACCAACTGTCCCAGTCGCAGTCTCCAGACACCTTTAGAGGCAAACAG GAGAGTATGGAGAGTCGGGCTCTCAAGGATTTCTCCATTGAGTCCCTTCTCCAGGAAGGGCTATATCCCCGGATGTCGGCACTCGACCGGAGGGCCAACTTCTCTCCTCTCATGCCTGGCTTCTACCCCTCTATGTGGGCTGCAGAGTTCCCAGGTTTCCCCCATCAGCTCCTGAACCCTACACATTCCCATGCTGCAACAACGCCACAAACACGGCTCACTCACACTTTCCCCGCCTCCACACCTCTCGAGCCCTCGAGGCCCCTCGATCTAGCTGTGAAAAGAGAAATCATCAAGGAGGAGATAAAGGAGGAGGTCCCGCCCAGTCTGCTCCAAGGTGACTTCCTGAAAGAGTTTGTCAGCTCAGGTTTGGGAGGCGCCATCAATACCAGATCGGCGTCGTCAGAGAGTCACATCAAGGAAGAGGCAGACATCAGGTCTTACCTGAGCTTTCTGAGCTCTGCGTCCCACCTGGGGGCGCTGTTCCCGCCATGGCAGttggaggaggagaggaagatgaAGCCCAAAGCCTCACAACAGTGTCCCATCTGCAACAAAGTCATCCAGGGAGCAGGGAAACTGCCGCGACACATGAGGACGCATACGGGGGAGAAACCTTACATGTGCACAATCTGCGAAGTGCGATTCACAAG GCAGGACAAACTGAAGATCCACATGCGGAAGCACACAGGTGAGCGCCCCTACATTTGCCTTCACTGTAACTCCAAGTTTGTCCACAACTACGACCTGAAGAACCACCTGCGCATCCATACTGGCGTCCGTCCCTATCAGTGCGAGCACTGCTACAAGAGCTTTACACGCTCCGACCACCTCCACCGACACCTCAAGAGGCAGAGCTGTCGTATCTCGCGTCCCCGACGAGGACGGAAACCGACAGCCTGGAGGTCTGCGCCTACCGGCAGCTTCCTGTGCCCTCCCACAGTCACAGCTGGCCAAGTGGAGGAAAGTCCTTCCTACCAGGGGGTAAAGAACCACGGACTGGGGGAGCTCCTCGGCTTCGGCGGCAGAGGTCTAGGGTTTAAGAGCATGGACGGCTCAGTCAGGGAGAGCAGGGAGGAACGGCAAGCAGAAGGAAGGCAAGCCGCAGAGGAGGAGAAGGCCGGAGGATTGAGGCAGAGGGGAGTGTTTGCCTTCACCCTAGCAGGAGAAGAAATGCTTACCCACTCTCCATTTTATGCTGCATCCGCTGACCCATGGACCATGAGACTGGAACGGGCTCCACCCATCCCCGAGTCGGCAAAATAA